The proteins below are encoded in one region of Rhizobium sp. 9140:
- a CDS encoding imelysin family protein produces MRLWTAILLTAALASATPAFAQEADEDVGAVSSGGLVAEAVPTAMARAVDGFIRPGYRDLVERTGALADHLRPLCHRPSPQSLARARRAFSEVTAAWSRIEIVRVGPVLDDNRFERVLFFPDRKSTGLKQVQRILAENDETATIATSLRGKSVAVQGLGALEYVLFGTDADELLDAPDGFRCRYARAIAENLTSVAAELSAAWENPRGVQAAWKAPGPDNPLYRTQGEAATELLGILVHGVESLRDQRLRPVFAGEITPKPSPGHPKLAVYWRSGETMDSVAGNALGLKALFDTAGMRALLPADRQSIADSIDIVFNDLIASADAVDQPIDKALMNPAERVKLLLVLRNANDLLQRLNMDFGAAIGLGAGFSFADGD; encoded by the coding sequence ATGCGTCTATGGACAGCCATCCTGCTTACTGCGGCGCTTGCCTCAGCCACGCCCGCCTTCGCGCAAGAGGCGGACGAGGATGTCGGCGCGGTCTCGTCGGGCGGACTTGTGGCAGAGGCCGTGCCGACGGCCATGGCGCGCGCCGTCGATGGCTTCATCCGCCCCGGTTACCGCGATCTGGTGGAGCGTACGGGCGCGCTGGCCGATCATCTTCGCCCGCTCTGCCACCGGCCATCGCCGCAGTCGCTCGCCCGCGCTAGGCGCGCGTTCTCCGAGGTCACCGCCGCCTGGTCGCGCATCGAGATCGTCCGCGTCGGACCCGTTCTCGATGACAACCGGTTCGAGCGCGTTCTGTTCTTCCCCGACCGCAAGAGCACGGGCCTGAAACAGGTCCAGCGGATTCTCGCCGAAAACGACGAGACCGCCACGATTGCCACCTCGCTGCGCGGCAAGAGCGTCGCGGTGCAGGGGCTCGGCGCGCTGGAATACGTGCTGTTCGGAACCGATGCCGATGAATTGCTCGACGCGCCCGATGGCTTCCGTTGCCGCTATGCCCGCGCCATCGCCGAAAACCTCACCAGCGTCGCCGCAGAACTGAGCGCCGCCTGGGAGAACCCGCGGGGCGTACAGGCCGCATGGAAGGCGCCGGGGCCGGACAATCCGCTCTACAGAACGCAAGGGGAGGCCGCGACCGAACTTCTCGGCATCCTCGTCCATGGCGTTGAGAGCCTGCGCGATCAGCGCCTTCGCCCGGTCTTTGCCGGCGAGATAACGCCTAAGCCTTCGCCGGGCCACCCGAAACTCGCCGTCTACTGGCGCTCCGGCGAGACGATGGACTCGGTTGCCGGCAATGCGCTTGGCCTCAAGGCCCTGTTCGACACCGCCGGCATGCGCGCGCTGCTTCCGGCCGACAGGCAGTCGATCGCAGACTCGATCGACATCGTCTTCAACGATCTCATCGCCTCGGCCGATGCCGTCGATCAGCCGATCGACAAGGCACTGATGAACCCAGCCGAACGCGTGAAACTGCTTCTCGTCCTGCGCAATGCCAACGATCTGCTGCAACGCTTGAACATGGATTTCGGTGCCGCCATCGGGCTCGGTGCCGGATTCTCCTTTGCCGATGGCGATTGA
- a CDS encoding DUF1513 domain-containing protein produces MTLSGGPARANLLDRRAFLSMAGAAWAASLSPAAATAFTRTDAVFASAFRDRDGSYGIATVSEEGEVIDRHVLPDRAHGLAHSPLSGRTVAFARRPGTFAMILDGAARNEPVVITASEGRHFFGHGCFSADGRLLYATENDFAANRGMIGVYDGTDGFRHIAEFPTHGIGPHDMTLSPDGRLLVVANGGIETHPDFGRTKLNLDHMEPSLALIETATGRLVERHLMPSHLRQLSTRHVDIDTTGRIWFACQYEGPRNARPPVAGVFAPGEDIRFLDLPEEASAALSNYVGAIAVHRGQGLVGLASPKGGAVVTVDAHTGAFVRLDRLADAAGIAPAQSPGFAVSSYDGRFAGTTSPVAWDQHIVRTRPT; encoded by the coding sequence ATGACGCTTTCCGGCGGACCAGCGCGCGCAAACCTTCTCGACAGACGCGCCTTTCTCTCCATGGCCGGCGCCGCCTGGGCGGCTTCTCTTTCGCCGGCGGCAGCAACAGCTTTTACCCGCACAGACGCCGTCTTCGCCTCCGCCTTCAGAGATCGAGACGGGTCCTACGGCATCGCGACCGTCTCCGAGGAAGGCGAGGTCATTGATCGTCATGTCCTGCCGGATCGCGCCCATGGACTGGCGCATTCGCCGCTATCCGGCCGCACTGTCGCCTTTGCCCGTCGCCCGGGAACCTTCGCGATGATCCTCGACGGGGCCGCACGCAATGAGCCGGTCGTCATCACCGCCAGCGAGGGACGGCATTTCTTCGGGCATGGCTGCTTCTCGGCGGATGGCCGGCTGCTTTACGCGACGGAGAACGATTTTGCCGCCAATCGCGGCATGATCGGCGTCTATGACGGCACGGACGGTTTCCGCCACATCGCCGAATTCCCGACCCACGGCATCGGTCCGCACGATATGACGCTGTCGCCGGATGGACGCCTGCTGGTGGTCGCCAATGGCGGTATCGAAACGCATCCGGATTTCGGGCGGACCAAGCTGAACCTCGATCACATGGAGCCGTCACTAGCGCTCATCGAAACGGCGACCGGCCGTCTGGTGGAACGTCATCTCATGCCATCGCATCTCCGGCAGCTCTCGACCCGCCATGTGGACATCGATACGACAGGCCGGATCTGGTTTGCCTGCCAGTACGAGGGGCCGCGCAATGCCCGCCCGCCCGTTGCCGGCGTGTTCGCGCCCGGCGAGGACATCCGCTTTCTCGACCTGCCGGAGGAAGCCTCGGCGGCGCTTTCCAACTACGTCGGCGCCATCGCTGTTCACCGCGGCCAAGGCCTGGTGGGTCTTGCGTCTCCGAAAGGCGGCGCTGTCGTCACCGTCGATGCGCACACCGGCGCCTTCGTCCGGCTGGACCGGCTTGCCGATGCCGCCGGCATCGCGCCGGCGCAGAGCCCGGGTTTTGCGGTCTCCTCCTACGACGGCCGTTTTGCGGGAACGACCTCGCCTGTCGCCTGGGACCAGCATATCGTCCGCACCCGCCCGACCTGA
- a CDS encoding TspO/MBR family protein, with product MRLLLTYALFIVAVVACGLLIGINNIPGEWYQSLQKPPFNPPDWIFAPVWTTLYIIIGFVGARTFLRYPRSRAMRFWGAQMLFNFAWSPLFFGFHEIALALIVVLALLISVYGFIAVSWRQDRLSAWLFVPYAAWVSFATLLNGSILLLN from the coding sequence ATGCGCCTACTCCTGACCTATGCTCTCTTCATCGTCGCCGTCGTCGCCTGCGGCTTGCTGATCGGGATCAACAATATCCCCGGCGAATGGTACCAATCTCTCCAGAAGCCGCCGTTCAACCCGCCGGACTGGATTTTCGCGCCGGTCTGGACCACGCTTTACATCATCATCGGCTTTGTCGGCGCCCGTACTTTTTTACGGTATCCCCGCTCGCGCGCCATGCGGTTCTGGGGCGCCCAGATGCTGTTCAACTTCGCATGGTCGCCGCTGTTCTTCGGCTTTCACGAAATCGCCCTGGCGCTGATCGTCGTCCTCGCGCTGCTAATCTCGGTCTACGGCTTCATCGCCGTGTCGTGGCGGCAGGACCGTTTGTCGGCATGGCTCTTCGTACCTTATGCCGCCTGGGTGTCGTTTGCGACGCTGCTCAACGGCTCCATTCTGCTCCTGAACTGA
- a CDS encoding PaaI family thioesterase has protein sequence MAETTEPDFRARVRRSFDRQAFMRTIGADLTRVEQGMVEIELPFDEMMTQQHGILHAGIISSALETAGTYAGYSVLEPDAGLLTIEFKVNLLSPGRGERFLFRGEVTKPGTTIIVSDGRAYAMSQDAPPKLIASMTATKMVVRGREGFAE, from the coding sequence ATGGCTGAGACGACTGAACCGGACTTTCGTGCCCGTGTCCGCCGGAGTTTCGACCGGCAGGCCTTCATGCGCACGATCGGCGCCGACCTGACGCGGGTCGAGCAGGGCATGGTGGAGATCGAGCTGCCCTTCGATGAGATGATGACGCAGCAGCACGGCATTCTCCACGCCGGCATCATCTCGTCCGCGCTGGAAACGGCGGGAACCTATGCCGGTTACTCGGTGCTGGAGCCGGATGCGGGATTGCTGACCATCGAATTCAAGGTCAATCTTCTCTCGCCCGGCAGAGGCGAGCGCTTCCTGTTTCGCGGCGAGGTGACCAAGCCCGGCACCACCATCATCGTCTCCGACGGCCGCGCCTATGCCATGTCGCAGGATGCCCCACCAAAACTGATCGCCTCGATGACGGCCACCAAGATGGTCGTGCGCGGCCGCGAAGGATTTGCAGAGTGA
- a CDS encoding 5'-methylthioadenosine/S-adenosylhomocysteine nucleosidase (Enables the cleavage of the glycosidic bond in both 5'-methylthioadenosine and S-adenosylhomocysteine) gives MPQTLLKQVGGQAILYVMAAEAEYGPHLKTRMTPLMTGVGPVEAAVSVTRALSQLSLENRLPGLVVSLGSAGSATLEQAEIYQAISVAYRDMDASPLGFEKGATPFLDLPVTVTLPLRIPGLAEASLSTGGNIVSGDAYADIAAGMVDMETFAVLRACQAFGVPLVALRGISDGKAELRHISDWTAYLHVIDEKLAAVIDRLETAVAEGRLGL, from the coding sequence ATGCCGCAGACCCTGCTGAAACAGGTGGGCGGGCAAGCCATTCTTTATGTGATGGCGGCAGAGGCCGAATACGGCCCGCACCTGAAGACCCGGATGACGCCGCTGATGACCGGCGTCGGTCCGGTGGAGGCTGCCGTCTCCGTCACGCGCGCCCTGTCGCAACTGTCCCTCGAAAACAGGCTTCCGGGGCTCGTCGTCTCCCTCGGCTCGGCCGGCTCCGCCACGCTCGAGCAGGCGGAAATCTATCAGGCCATCTCGGTTGCCTATCGCGATATGGACGCCTCGCCGCTTGGCTTCGAGAAGGGCGCGACGCCCTTTCTCGATCTTCCCGTGACGGTTACCCTGCCCCTGCGCATCCCCGGTCTTGCAGAGGCGAGCCTCTCCACCGGCGGCAATATCGTGTCGGGCGATGCCTATGCCGACATCGCCGCCGGCATGGTGGATATGGAGACCTTTGCCGTGCTGCGCGCCTGCCAGGCCTTCGGCGTGCCTCTGGTCGCGCTGCGCGGTATTTCCGATGGCAAGGCCGAGCTTCGCCATATCTCCGACTGGACGGCCTATCTCCATGTCATCGACGAGAAGCTCGCAGCCGTCATCGACAGGCTGGAAACGGCGGTGGCAGAGGGCAGGCTCGGCCTTTGA
- the guaA gene encoding glutamine-hydrolyzing GMP synthase — protein MTEIAHPDSILIIDFGSQVTQLIARRVREAGVYCEIHPFNNAEEAFARMGPKGVIFSGGPASVTAEGSPRAPQAVFDSGIPLLGICYGQQTMCTQLGGTVEGGHAAEFGRADVEIRAASPLFEGLWEVGGRYPVWMSHGDRVTQLPHGFEVIATSENAPFAIAADESRRYYTTMFHPEVVHTPDGARLLSNFVHKIVGLKSDWTMAAYRAEMIRKIREDVGDGRVICGLSGGVDSSVAAVLIHEAIGDQLTCVFVDHGMMRLNEADEVIKMFRDHYNIPLVHVDASDLFLTELAGEVDPEIKRKIIGRLFIEVFEAEAAKIAADGKGAPAFLAQGTLYPDVIESVSFSGGPSVTIKSHHNVGGLPARMNMKLVEPLRELFKDEVRVLGRELGLPERFVGRHPFPGPGLAIRCPGGVTREKLDILRKADAVYLDEIRKAGLYDVIWQAFAVLLPVQTVGVMGDYRTYDFVCALRAVTSVDGMTADFYPYDMNFLGRTATRIINEVRGINRVVYDVTSKPPGTIEWE, from the coding sequence ATGACCGAGATAGCCCATCCCGACAGCATCCTCATCATCGATTTCGGCAGCCAGGTGACGCAGCTCATCGCGCGCCGGGTTCGTGAAGCCGGCGTCTACTGCGAGATCCATCCCTTCAACAATGCCGAGGAAGCCTTCGCCCGCATGGGTCCGAAGGGTGTCATCTTCTCCGGCGGCCCGGCCTCCGTGACGGCGGAAGGCAGCCCGCGCGCGCCGCAGGCCGTGTTCGACAGCGGCATTCCGCTGCTCGGCATCTGCTACGGCCAGCAGACCATGTGCACCCAGCTCGGCGGCACCGTCGAGGGCGGCCACGCTGCCGAGTTCGGCCGTGCCGATGTCGAGATCAGGGCGGCAAGCCCGCTGTTCGAAGGCCTCTGGGAGGTCGGCGGCCGTTATCCCGTGTGGATGAGCCATGGCGACCGCGTGACGCAGCTGCCGCACGGCTTCGAGGTCATCGCCACATCCGAGAACGCGCCCTTCGCCATCGCAGCCGACGAGAGCCGTCGCTACTACACCACCATGTTCCATCCCGAAGTGGTGCACACGCCGGATGGTGCGAGGCTCCTCTCCAACTTCGTGCACAAGATCGTGGGCCTGAAGTCGGACTGGACCATGGCCGCCTATCGCGCCGAGATGATCCGCAAGATTCGCGAAGACGTGGGTGACGGCCGGGTGATCTGCGGTCTCTCCGGTGGCGTCGACAGCTCGGTTGCCGCCGTTCTGATTCACGAGGCGATCGGCGACCAGCTGACCTGCGTCTTCGTCGATCACGGCATGATGCGCCTCAACGAGGCGGACGAAGTGATCAAGATGTTCCGCGATCACTACAACATCCCGCTCGTTCATGTGGATGCGTCGGACCTGTTCCTCACCGAGCTTGCCGGCGAGGTGGATCCCGAGATCAAGCGCAAGATCATCGGCCGCCTGTTTATCGAGGTGTTCGAAGCGGAAGCCGCCAAGATCGCCGCGGACGGCAAGGGCGCCCCGGCCTTCCTCGCGCAAGGCACGCTCTATCCCGACGTCATCGAAAGCGTGTCCTTCTCGGGCGGCCCGTCCGTGACGATAAAGAGCCACCACAATGTCGGCGGCCTGCCGGCCCGCATGAACATGAAGCTGGTCGAGCCGCTGCGCGAACTCTTCAAGGACGAAGTGCGCGTGCTCGGCCGCGAACTCGGCCTGCCCGAACGCTTCGTCGGCCGCCATCCCTTCCCGGGTCCGGGCCTCGCCATCCGCTGCCCCGGTGGCGTGACGCGCGAAAAGCTCGACATCCTGCGCAAGGCCGATGCCGTCTATCTCGACGAGATCCGCAAGGCCGGCCTCTACGATGTCATCTGGCAGGCCTTCGCCGTGCTGCTCCCGGTCCAGACCGTCGGCGTCATGGGCGATTACCGCACCTACGACTTCGTCTGCGCCCTGCGCGCCGTCACCTCGGTCGACGGCATGACGGCCGACTTCTACCCCTACGACATGAACTTCCTCGGCCGCACGGCCACCCGCATCATCAACGAAGTCCGCGGCATCAATCGCGTCGTCTACGACGTGACGTCGAAGCCGCCCGGCACGATCGAGTGGGAATAA
- a CDS encoding succinylglutamate desuccinylase/aspartoacylase domain-containing protein, with the protein MEASVKQDAIVIPGDTPGVSWRVPVLEFSGAKAGTTPKVYIQAALHANELPGVATLHRLCARLREAKAAGAIRGDITILPQANPIGAAQSHFGEMQGRFDLGSRGNYNRDFPLIAASDRDDLLVDLDRFTAPERLKRELLYRALGANLVLDLHCDDESLPYAYIDSAFWPEASDLASALDMDAVFLSDGESSAFEEAVSYAWKQEEGGKGVPLPGRLSVTVELRGRRNVGPDVAQCDADGLWAFLETRGVVDGGGPALRPYAGPAFALDTIEMIKAPIPGTILFHCDIGDHVEAGDLLAVLVPRPGFPEDDVELRAPQAGLVVTRSSARFARRRDDLMKIGCAEMTAAGRRAGTLED; encoded by the coding sequence ATGGAGGCCAGTGTGAAGCAGGACGCAATCGTCATTCCCGGAGATACGCCGGGGGTTAGCTGGCGGGTTCCGGTGCTCGAATTTTCAGGCGCCAAGGCTGGTACTACGCCGAAGGTCTACATTCAGGCGGCCTTGCACGCCAACGAGCTTCCGGGTGTTGCGACGCTTCACCGTCTCTGCGCCCGTCTGCGCGAGGCAAAGGCGGCAGGAGCGATCCGGGGTGACATCACCATCCTACCGCAGGCCAATCCTATCGGAGCGGCCCAGTCGCATTTCGGCGAGATGCAGGGCCGTTTCGACCTGGGCTCCCGCGGGAACTACAATCGCGATTTCCCGTTGATCGCTGCCTCCGACCGCGATGATCTGCTGGTCGATCTCGACCGCTTTACCGCGCCGGAGCGGTTGAAGCGGGAGTTGCTCTACCGTGCGCTCGGTGCCAATCTCGTGCTCGACCTGCACTGCGACGACGAATCGCTGCCCTATGCCTATATCGACAGCGCCTTCTGGCCCGAGGCATCCGACCTGGCGTCCGCCCTCGATATGGATGCCGTATTTCTCTCCGACGGTGAAAGCTCCGCTTTCGAGGAGGCCGTCTCCTACGCGTGGAAGCAGGAGGAGGGCGGCAAAGGTGTTCCGCTGCCCGGTCGCCTCTCCGTCACGGTGGAATTGCGCGGGCGTCGCAATGTCGGCCCGGATGTCGCACAGTGCGATGCCGATGGTCTCTGGGCCTTTCTCGAAACGCGCGGCGTCGTTGACGGGGGCGGGCCGGCACTCCGGCCCTATGCGGGGCCTGCCTTCGCGCTCGATACGATCGAAATGATCAAGGCGCCCATTCCTGGCACGATCCTCTTTCATTGCGATATCGGAGATCACGTGGAAGCCGGCGATCTGCTGGCCGTGCTCGTCCCGCGTCCCGGCTTTCCGGAAGACGACGTAGAGCTACGCGCACCGCAGGCGGGGCTGGTCGTCACACGGTCGTCGGCACGTTTCGCCCGCCGCCGCGACGACCTGATGAAGATCGGCTGCGCCGAGATGACCGCAGCAGGCCGCAGGGCCGGAACGCTGGAGGACTGA
- a CDS encoding ArsC family reductase, translating to MTTILYGIRNCDTMKKARTWLDGHAVEYRFHDYKIEGIDRAYLSGWCAALGWEAVLNRAGTTFRKLPDAEREAIDREKAIALMLTNPSMIKRPILDRDGALTAGFRPEIYDTLFGN from the coding sequence ATGACCACGATCCTTTATGGCATCCGCAACTGCGACACGATGAAGAAGGCCCGCACTTGGCTGGATGGTCATGCGGTCGAGTACCGTTTTCACGACTACAAGATCGAAGGTATCGACCGTGCGTATCTATCGGGCTGGTGTGCTGCCTTGGGCTGGGAAGCCGTGCTGAACAGGGCAGGGACCACCTTCCGCAAGCTGCCGGACGCGGAACGAGAGGCCATCGACAGGGAAAAGGCGATTGCCCTGATGCTGACCAATCCTTCCATGATCAAACGGCCGATCCTCGACCGCGACGGTGCGCTGACGGCGGGTTTCCGGCCGGAGATCTACGATACGCTTTTCGGGAACTGA
- the ybaK gene encoding Cys-tRNA(Pro) deacylase, whose amino-acid sequence MSKTTRATQMLIKAGTAFTTHSYDYDPSVDRIGIAAAEAMGEAPQRVLKTLMAEVDGRPVCVVVPSDREVSMKKLAAAAAGKAAAMMKPAAAERLTGYHVGGISPFGQKKTVPTFIEETAFAEPLVYMNGGQRGLQIRLSPADALKVLGAIAVPLVT is encoded by the coding sequence ATGTCGAAGACGACGCGTGCGACGCAGATGCTGATCAAGGCGGGAACAGCGTTCACCACCCATAGCTACGATTACGACCCCTCTGTGGACAGGATTGGCATAGCTGCGGCCGAAGCGATGGGGGAGGCGCCGCAGCGCGTGCTGAAGACGCTGATGGCGGAGGTCGATGGCAGACCGGTCTGTGTGGTCGTGCCGTCCGATCGCGAAGTGAGCATGAAGAAGCTGGCGGCGGCGGCGGCCGGCAAGGCCGCCGCGATGATGAAGCCGGCCGCGGCCGAGCGGCTGACCGGTTACCATGTCGGCGGCATCAGCCCATTCGGGCAGAAAAAGACAGTGCCGACCTTCATCGAGGAGACGGCATTTGCAGAGCCGCTGGTCTATATGAATGGCGGCCAGCGCGGCTTGCAGATCCGTCTGTCGCCCGCCGATGCGCTCAAGGTTCTCGGCGCCATCGCCGTGCCGTTGGTTACATAA
- a CDS encoding DUF6074 family protein produces the protein MKAGHDARETHGAIVAFPLSGRTNLIRRCAAELEAVHGEAAIAYWRTACRGLADDLGKLGCDEDDIHHQVMDFQTEVQLEMMRRYTERLEAGADADPETGHRART, from the coding sequence ATGAAGGCAGGACACGACGCCCGGGAAACGCATGGCGCGATCGTCGCATTTCCGCTGTCCGGACGGACAAACCTGATTCGCCGTTGCGCGGCCGAACTCGAGGCCGTCCATGGCGAGGCCGCTATTGCCTACTGGCGCACCGCCTGCCGCGGCCTTGCCGATGATCTTGGCAAACTCGGCTGTGACGAGGACGATATCCACCATCAGGTCATGGATTTTCAGACCGAAGTTCAGCTCGAAATGATGCGCCGCTACACCGAGCGCCTGGAAGCCGGCGCGGATGCCGACCCGGAGACCGGTCATCGCGCCCGCACCTGA
- a CDS encoding 2'-5' RNA ligase family protein produces the protein MAESEDEQRDEARSADVDRRPMIVTVEMEAAAQAHFDHLRSRYFPPERNWLSAHITLFHALPGEEREAIMQHLAQAVAGRSPITVTVERVRFLGNGVAFALSSPALQGLRASLTQRFQPWLTRQDQQGFRPHVTVQNKVSAETARTLQATLSEDFAPWDFTVTGLSLWYYAGGPWEKAARFPLS, from the coding sequence ATGGCCGAGAGCGAGGACGAACAACGCGACGAGGCGCGCTCAGCGGATGTCGACCGTCGGCCCATGATTGTTACGGTCGAGATGGAGGCAGCGGCGCAGGCGCATTTCGATCATCTGCGGAGCCGGTATTTCCCGCCGGAGCGAAACTGGCTCTCCGCGCATATCACACTGTTTCATGCTCTGCCGGGCGAGGAACGAGAGGCCATCATGCAGCATCTCGCGCAGGCCGTTGCCGGGCGATCGCCGATCACGGTGACGGTCGAGCGTGTGCGCTTCCTTGGAAACGGCGTTGCCTTTGCGCTGTCGAGCCCGGCACTACAGGGCCTGCGAGCCTCGCTTACCCAGCGCTTTCAGCCATGGCTGACGCGGCAGGACCAGCAGGGCTTCCGGCCGCATGTGACGGTGCAGAACAAGGTTTCGGCGGAAACGGCGCGGACGCTTCAGGCCACTTTGTCCGAAGACTTCGCGCCGTGGGATTTCACCGTCACCGGTCTGTCCCTCTGGTACTATGCCGGTGGCCCTTGGGAGAAGGCGGCTCGCTTTCCGCTCTCCTGA
- a CDS encoding heavy metal translocating P-type ATPase — protein sequence MGEMRQTRFDVSGMDCASCASKIDTAVRRLPGVADVAVSVTTQTMTVHHDETTDLPALARKVSGLGYKTVPANRTPVKAAPQASACCGGNAPNDHDHESHGQGDHGHKHHGHDPDPANAATAPPSGLHGHDHGPMSGPWWASDKGRLTLLCGGALVAAYAVGHLFPPLASNAFLIALLVGLVPIGRRAIMAALAGTPFSIEMLMTIAAIGAVIIDAGEEAAAVVFLFLVGELLEGVAASRARRSIQALSDLVPKTAFLDDNGVTREVPADSLVPGNIIRIRPGDRVPADGDIISGESAIDEAPVTGESVPVRKTANDPVFAGTVNGEGVLRVTVTAAAADNTIARVVRLVEEAQEAKAPTERFIDRFSRYYTPGVVVVAALVAILPPLLAEGSWSEWVYKGLAILLIGCPCALVISTPAAIAASLSAGARRGLLVKGGAVLEKLGTVDTVAFDKTGTLTEGRPVVTDILAFTVAESDILRLSAALDAGSSHPLALAILARAEADSIVYPAAEGSAALGGKGVTGTVGPQKLFLGSPHAAAEIAALSAEQWSAIQALNDDGKTVSVLVIDGQVAGAIAMRDEPRKDARQALAALRAAGIRTVMLTGDNRRVAEAVGRDLGIDVRAELMPEDKQTIVRELKVQGATVAKVGDGINDAPALAAADIGIAIGGGTDVALETADAAILHGRIADVAALINLSKRCMANIRQNIAVALGLKAVFLVTTIVGITGLWPAILADTGATVLVTINALRLLRVRA from the coding sequence ATGGGCGAGATGCGGCAAACACGATTCGACGTTTCAGGCATGGACTGTGCCTCCTGCGCATCCAAGATCGACACAGCCGTCCGGCGGCTGCCGGGCGTCGCCGATGTCGCGGTCTCGGTGACGACGCAGACCATGACCGTTCACCATGACGAGACGACGGACCTTCCCGCTTTGGCGCGAAAGGTTTCGGGTCTCGGCTACAAGACGGTGCCCGCGAACCGGACGCCGGTGAAAGCGGCTCCGCAGGCCTCGGCTTGCTGCGGAGGTAACGCCCCTAACGACCATGATCATGAAAGCCACGGCCAAGGCGACCATGGCCATAAACATCATGGCCACGATCCAGATCCGGCAAACGCAGCCACCGCTCCACCCTCGGGCCTGCATGGTCACGACCACGGACCCATGTCCGGCCCCTGGTGGGCCTCTGACAAGGGCCGGTTGACGCTTCTTTGCGGTGGCGCTCTCGTGGCCGCCTATGCCGTCGGGCATCTCTTTCCCCCGCTTGCCTCCAACGCCTTCCTCATCGCGCTTCTCGTCGGCCTCGTACCCATCGGCCGGCGCGCGATCATGGCGGCGCTGGCGGGAACGCCGTTCTCGATCGAAATGCTGATGACCATCGCGGCTATCGGCGCCGTCATCATCGACGCGGGCGAGGAGGCGGCAGCCGTCGTCTTCCTGTTCCTTGTCGGTGAACTGCTGGAGGGCGTTGCGGCCAGCCGGGCACGGCGCAGCATTCAGGCCTTGTCGGACCTCGTGCCGAAGACGGCGTTCCTTGACGACAACGGTGTCACGCGCGAGGTGCCAGCAGACTCGCTCGTTCCCGGCAACATCATCCGCATCCGTCCCGGCGACCGTGTTCCCGCAGATGGCGATATCATTTCCGGCGAAAGCGCGATCGACGAAGCGCCCGTGACAGGCGAAAGCGTGCCTGTTCGCAAGACCGCGAATGATCCGGTCTTTGCCGGCACTGTTAATGGCGAAGGCGTGCTGCGGGTCACCGTCACGGCGGCAGCGGCCGACAATACCATTGCCCGCGTCGTGCGCCTCGTGGAGGAAGCGCAGGAGGCAAAGGCGCCGACCGAGCGCTTCATCGATCGTTTTTCGCGTTATTACACGCCGGGCGTGGTCGTGGTCGCCGCGCTGGTCGCCATCCTGCCGCCGCTTCTGGCGGAAGGGTCCTGGTCGGAGTGGGTCTACAAGGGTCTCGCCATCCTGCTCATCGGCTGCCCCTGTGCACTGGTCATCTCGACGCCGGCCGCCATCGCTGCCTCCCTGTCCGCCGGCGCCCGTCGGGGACTGCTGGTCAAGGGCGGCGCCGTCCTGGAAAAGCTCGGCACGGTCGATACCGTCGCCTTTGACAAGACGGGGACGCTCACCGAAGGACGTCCCGTCGTCACCGACATTCTTGCCTTCACGGTTGCGGAGAGCGACATCCTGAGACTCTCGGCTGCGCTCGATGCAGGCTCAAGTCATCCCCTGGCCCTCGCCATCCTCGCGCGTGCTGAAGCGGACAGCATCGTTTATCCCGCAGCCGAAGGTTCAGCAGCGCTAGGCGGCAAGGGCGTTACCGGTACGGTCGGCCCGCAAAAGCTGTTCCTCGGCTCGCCCCATGCCGCGGCCGAGATCGCGGCGCTCTCCGCGGAGCAGTGGAGCGCCATTCAGGCGCTCAATGACGACGGCAAGACGGTGTCCGTACTCGTCATCGATGGTCAGGTGGCCGGCGCCATCGCCATGCGCGACGAGCCGCGCAAGGACGCACGGCAGGCGCTTGCAGCGCTCAGGGCAGCCGGCATTCGCACCGTGATGCTCACCGGCGACAACCGCCGCGTGGCTGAAGCCGTCGGGCGTGACCTCGGCATCGACGTGCGGGCCGAACTTATGCCGGAAGACAAGCAGACCATCGTGCGCGAACTGAAGGTGCAGGGTGCGACGGTCGCCAAAGTCGGAGACGGCATTAACGATGCGCCGGCGCTGGCGGCCGCCGATATCGGCATCGCCATCGGTGGCGGTACGGATGTCGCCCTGGAAACCGCCGACGCCGCCATTCTCCATGGGCGCATCGCGGATGTTGCGGCGCTGATCAATCTGTCGAAGCGCTGCATGGCCAATATCCGGCAGAACATCGCCGTCGCGCTCGGTCTGAAGGCCGTGTTCCTCGTCACGACCATTGTCGGCATCACCGGCCTCTGGCCGGCGATCCTGGCGGATACCGGCGCGACCGTGCTCGTCACCATCAACGCCCTGCGGCTCCTGCGCGTCCGCGCCTGA